The following proteins are co-located in the Stigmatella aurantiaca genome:
- a CDS encoding DUF2269 domain-containing protein — MSFQVLLRLLHLFAVVAFLGDIAVTAIWRLLADRTREPRVIVYALRLVLITDKYLLMPSSLVLVVTGLLLAHLRDIPIWSIPAYAVAQILFMLSGVLWNLVLRPIQGKQLAIAESLGASGERFDEYLLLTKRWLRWGILTMVCAFGSMALMVLARDT, encoded by the coding sequence ATGAGCTTCCAGGTCCTGCTCAGACTCCTGCACCTCTTCGCCGTTGTGGCGTTCCTGGGCGACATTGCAGTGACCGCCATCTGGAGATTGCTGGCGGACCGGACCCGGGAGCCACGGGTGATTGTTTATGCCCTGCGCTTGGTGCTGATCACCGACAAGTATCTGCTGATGCCGAGTTCCCTGGTGCTCGTCGTCACGGGGCTCCTGCTCGCCCACCTTCGCGATATTCCGATCTGGTCAATTCCCGCTTACGCCGTGGCGCAGATTCTTTTCATGTTGTCCGGCGTGCTCTGGAACCTGGTGCTTCGTCCCATTCAAGGTAAACAGTTGGCCATCGCCGAGTCCCTTGGCGCCTCGGGTGAGCGCTTCGATGAATACCTGCTGCTCACGAAGAGGTGGCTCCGCTGGGGCATCCTGACGATGGTGTGCGCCTTCGGGTCCATGGCCCTGATGGTTCTTGCGAGAGACACATAG